The Flavobacterium jumunjinense genome includes a region encoding these proteins:
- a CDS encoding HAD family hydrolase, whose translation MNLKYKKYDHISFDLWLTIIKSNPEFKSKRNQLFKDFFNIESSIVEVSQKIRYFDLLCNKINEKTGLNIDTFEIYYLILSSLDVNIEVIDTNVLTDFYLKTEELFLEYKPQLLFENIKELFEEIKNNGTTMNILSNTAFIKGTTLRKILNHYEIDKYFLFQIYSDECEFSKPNNSIFDLVYQQVNKNKKTDKSKILHVGDNSVADFNGAKSFGFDAHLIQ comes from the coding sequence TTGAATTTAAAATATAAAAAATACGACCATATTTCTTTCGATTTATGGTTAACAATAATCAAATCAAATCCAGAATTTAAAAGTAAAAGGAATCAATTATTCAAAGATTTCTTTAATATTGAAAGTTCAATAGTCGAAGTATCTCAAAAAATAAGATACTTCGACTTGCTATGTAATAAAATTAATGAAAAGACAGGTTTAAATATTGATACGTTTGAAATTTATTATTTAATATTAAGTTCTTTAGACGTAAATATAGAAGTTATTGATACTAATGTTTTAACAGATTTTTATCTAAAAACTGAAGAATTATTTCTAGAGTATAAACCACAATTGTTATTTGAAAATATAAAAGAGCTTTTTGAGGAAATTAAAAATAATGGAACAACAATGAATATTTTAAGTAATACAGCCTTTATTAAAGGAACTACTTTACGAAAAATATTAAATCATTATGAAATAGATAAATACTTTTTATTTCAAATTTATTCAGATGAATGTGAATTTTCTAAACCAAATAATAGTATTTTCGATTTGGTTTATCAACAAGTAAATAAAAATAAAAAGACAGATAAATCTAAAATATTACATGTTGGTGATAATAGTGTTGCCGATTTTAATGGAGCTAAGAGTTTTGGATTTGATGCACATTTAATACAATAA
- a CDS encoding phosphoribosyltransferase family protein, producing MNKSYSLHKILDEEDCPFKPEEYSWFKFGDKYFAKKFAEELFSNFIVEYGETLLNQEEIIILPSPYLSIPTASNFLCYYFKEKINVFLFNNNKKSCLESKIYRNQTYVTDYGNLDFEERVKLISNDTYYIDKDFIKDKFCIFVDDIKITGSHEHTVNKILNQYGVSGEFIFVYFAELINKNIHPRIENYYNYFAVKGIKEIIEVINRETFQFNTRIVKFILNLNFTEFNHLIENISQQRSKELFYLAISNNYHQILEYKENLKSININ from the coding sequence TTGAATAAAAGTTACAGTTTACATAAAATTCTTGACGAAGAAGATTGTCCATTTAAACCAGAAGAGTATAGTTGGTTTAAATTTGGAGACAAGTATTTTGCGAAAAAATTTGCAGAAGAATTGTTCTCTAATTTCATAGTAGAGTATGGTGAAACATTATTAAATCAAGAAGAAATAATAATTCTTCCTAGTCCCTATTTATCAATTCCAACGGCATCAAACTTTTTATGCTATTATTTTAAAGAAAAAATTAACGTATTTCTTTTTAATAATAACAAAAAGTCATGTTTAGAATCTAAAATTTATCGAAATCAAACCTATGTCACAGATTACGGAAATTTAGATTTTGAAGAACGAGTTAAATTAATTTCTAATGATACTTATTATATTGATAAAGATTTTATTAAAGATAAATTTTGCATTTTTGTAGACGATATTAAAATTACAGGAAGTCACGAACACACTGTTAACAAGATATTGAATCAATATGGTGTTTCAGGAGAGTTTATTTTTGTTTATTTTGCTGAACTAATAAACAAGAATATTCATCCAAGAATAGAAAATTATTACAATTATTTTGCCGTAAAAGGGATAAAGGAAATAATTGAAGTTATAAATAGAGAAACTTTTCAATTTAACACAAGAATCGTTAAGTTTATTTTAAACCTAAATTTTACAGAATTTAATCATCTTATAGAAAACATTTCTCAACAAAGGAGTAAAGAGCTTTTTTATTTAGCAATCAGTAATAACTATCATCAAATATTAGAATATAAAGAAAATTTAAAAAGTATTAATATAAACTAA
- a CDS encoding TerD family protein gives MAINLQKGQRENINAPKFTIGLGWDTNESSTGSGFDLDASIFVLGENKKIISDAHFIFYNNLKTPDGSVEHTGDNLTGDGDGDDEQVLVDLSKIADNVAEICVVVTIHDAEERKQNFGQVRNSFIRIFNSNSNEEILKYELDEDFSIETAVEFGRIYKRNNEWKFEAIGVGMKGGLEDYLNKYN, from the coding sequence ATGGCAATTAATTTACAAAAAGGACAACGCGAGAATATAAACGCTCCAAAGTTCACAATAGGTTTGGGGTGGGATACTAATGAATCATCAACAGGTTCAGGATTCGATTTAGACGCTTCTATATTTGTTCTAGGAGAGAACAAAAAAATAATATCAGATGCTCACTTTATTTTTTATAATAATCTAAAAACACCAGACGGATCTGTAGAGCATACAGGTGACAATTTAACAGGAGATGGAGATGGTGATGATGAACAAGTTTTAGTTGACTTATCTAAAATCGCAGATAATGTTGCAGAAATTTGTGTTGTTGTTACTATCCACGATGCTGAAGAAAGAAAACAAAATTTTGGACAAGTTAGAAATTCTTTTATTAGAATTTTTAATTCAAATTCAAATGAAGAAATTCTTAAATATGAATTAGATGAAGATTTTTCAATTGAAACAGCAGTAGAGTTTGGTCGTATTTACAAACGTAATAACGAATGGAAATTTGAGGCGATTGGAGTAGGAATGAAAGGTGGATTGGAAGATTATTTAAATAAGTATAACTAA
- a CDS encoding TerD family protein, producing the protein MAINLTKGQKIDLRKSSGETLTNFCVGVNWGAIEKKTMFGLSKSVIDIDLDLSCILVDDQGNVSDHLYSPLYRVEVLQQFGLPKGKLLTSDGAMKHTGDDLEGDKGGDDGLDNEIITVDLSKINANVNQIFFFLNNAGNEDFAQIPYAKIRMYEGTPTRVQSVFADYNVSAEAQYAGKKSIIMGKLYKRNGEWKFSAIGDPTEDSFLGQTIHRIIKSYL; encoded by the coding sequence ATGGCAATTAATTTAACAAAAGGACAAAAGATAGATTTAAGAAAATCTTCTGGAGAAACATTAACAAATTTTTGTGTAGGGGTAAACTGGGGAGCAATTGAAAAGAAAACAATGTTTGGACTTTCAAAATCGGTTATAGATATAGATTTAGATTTAAGTTGCATACTTGTAGATGATCAAGGTAATGTTAGTGATCATTTATACTCACCATTATATAGAGTAGAAGTACTTCAACAATTTGGTTTACCTAAAGGTAAATTATTGACTTCTGATGGTGCAATGAAGCACACTGGTGATGATTTAGAAGGAGATAAAGGCGGTGATGATGGTTTAGATAATGAAATCATCACAGTAGATTTATCTAAAATAAATGCTAATGTTAATCAAATTTTCTTTTTCTTGAATAATGCAGGAAATGAAGATTTTGCACAAATCCCTTATGCGAAAATTAGAATGTATGAAGGAACTCCAACAAGAGTTCAATCGGTTTTTGCAGATTATAATGTTTCAGCAGAAGCACAATATGCAGGCAAAAAATCAATCATCATGGGTAAATTATACAAAAGAAATGGTGAATGGAAATTTAGCGCAATTGGTGACCCAACAGAAGATTCATTCTTAGGACAAACTATTCATAGAATTATAAAATCTTACCTATAA
- a CDS encoding vWA domain-containing protein — protein sequence MRRLPVYLLLDTSGSMSGEPIEAVKNGVQVMISSLRQNPQAIETAFISVITFDTTAQQVIPLTDLASFQMVDLKATGVTALGDALKLVSNKIDNEVAKTTTEQKGDWKPLVFIMTDGIPTDNWQAGLNEFKQRKTAFTVACAAGSGADTNILKQITENVVSLDTADSASISKFFLWVTASIGVSSTRVEDSGKEVTGLNELPPPPDELNIVV from the coding sequence ATGAGAAGACTTCCAGTATATTTGCTTTTAGATACATCTGGTTCAATGAGTGGAGAGCCTATTGAAGCAGTAAAAAATGGTGTTCAAGTTATGATTAGTTCGTTAAGACAAAATCCTCAAGCTATTGAAACTGCTTTTATAAGTGTAATCACATTCGATACAACAGCTCAACAAGTAATACCTTTAACAGATTTAGCATCTTTTCAAATGGTAGATCTTAAAGCAACAGGTGTAACAGCGTTAGGAGATGCTTTAAAATTAGTTTCAAATAAAATAGATAATGAAGTAGCAAAAACCACAACTGAACAAAAAGGAGACTGGAAACCATTAGTTTTTATAATGACAGATGGTATTCCTACAGATAACTGGCAAGCTGGACTTAATGAGTTTAAACAAAGAAAAACAGCTTTTACTGTTGCTTGTGCAGCAGGTAGCGGAGCAGATACTAATATCTTAAAGCAGATTACAGAAAATGTAGTGAGTCTAGATACTGCGGATAGCGCAAGTATTAGTAAGTTTTTCTTATGGGTAACTGCATCAATTGGAGTTTCTTCAACTAGAGTGGAAGATAGTGGTAAAGAAGTTACTGGTTTAAATGAATTACCACCGCCGCCAGATGAATTAAATATTGTAGTTTAA
- a CDS encoding vWA domain-containing protein produces the protein MRRLPVYFLLDTSGSMYGEPIQALNNALSGMINTLRQDAQALDSLWISIITFDREVREICPLTELAMFQLPEITCPQSGPTHTGKALEMLYNKVQSDIIKSTETQKGDWKPLLFLFTDGKPSDIQLYNEIAPKVKSLNFGTIVACAAGNLADDSKLKVLTDDVVHLDNADSSTLKQFFKWVSETIEQGNKSQGTGENIALPPPPSEITLVI, from the coding sequence ATGAGAAGATTACCCGTTTATTTTTTATTAGACACATCAGGTTCAATGTATGGAGAACCTATTCAAGCTTTAAATAATGCTCTTAGTGGTATGATTAATACGCTTCGTCAAGATGCTCAAGCGTTAGATTCTTTATGGATAAGTATAATAACTTTTGATAGAGAAGTAAGAGAAATTTGTCCGTTAACTGAACTTGCAATGTTTCAATTGCCAGAAATTACTTGTCCACAAAGTGGTCCAACACATACAGGTAAGGCATTAGAAATGTTATATAATAAAGTGCAATCAGACATCATTAAAAGTACAGAAACTCAAAAAGGAGATTGGAAACCATTATTGTTTTTATTTACAGATGGTAAACCTTCAGATATTCAGTTGTATAATGAAATTGCACCAAAAGTTAAAAGTTTGAATTTTGGTACGATTGTAGCTTGCGCAGCTGGAAATTTAGCAGATGACTCTAAACTGAAAGTTCTTACAGATGATGTGGTGCATTTAGATAATGCTGACAGTTCAACGTTGAAACAATTCTTTAAATGGGTTTCTGAAACAATTGAACAAGGAAACAAAAGTCAGGGAACTGGTGAAAATATTGCATTACCACCACCACCAAGCGAAATAACATTAGTAATCTAA
- a CDS encoding TerY-C metal binding domain-containing protein, with the protein MRRLPIYFLIDVSESMVGDQIQLVEEGMATIIKAIKQDPYAIETVWVSIIVFAGQAKTLVPLQEIVSFYPPKFPIGGGTSLSNGLGHLMYELRKNTIKTTFDQKGDWKPIVFLFTDGVPTDDSKSAISEWKQNWSRTANMVAISFGDETDTTILSELTENVIHFKNSTEEDYKKFFKWITDSIKTSSISVENNTSGFELASIDGETITKIDLTKQAPSNLYIDPNYVVLAAKCQNTKRPYLMKYRKFIQPSGFAGLQTKAYRLIGGFQVDNTYYELSDENQVNNKINSDELIGAPACPSCGNQFGLAMCACGKIHCIGDEEISTCPHCGNQGRYGSGDGGFDINRTLG; encoded by the coding sequence ATGAGAAGGCTTCCTATATATTTTTTAATAGATGTATCAGAATCAATGGTTGGTGATCAAATTCAACTTGTTGAAGAAGGAATGGCAACTATAATAAAAGCAATCAAACAAGATCCTTATGCAATTGAAACGGTATGGGTATCTATCATTGTGTTTGCAGGTCAAGCAAAAACATTAGTGCCACTACAAGAAATAGTGAGTTTCTATCCTCCTAAGTTTCCTATTGGTGGAGGAACGTCATTAAGTAATGGTTTAGGTCATTTAATGTATGAATTAAGGAAAAACACAATTAAAACAACTTTTGATCAAAAAGGAGATTGGAAGCCTATTGTGTTTTTATTTACAGATGGTGTCCCAACAGACGATTCTAAAAGCGCAATTTCCGAATGGAAACAAAATTGGTCTAGAACAGCGAATATGGTAGCTATTTCATTTGGAGATGAAACAGATACAACTATTTTAAGTGAATTGACAGAAAATGTAATTCATTTTAAAAACTCTACAGAAGAAGATTATAAGAAATTCTTTAAATGGATTACAGATTCAATAAAGACAAGTAGTATAAGTGTTGAAAATAATACATCTGGTTTTGAATTAGCTTCGATTGATGGTGAAACAATTACAAAAATTGATCTCACAAAACAAGCACCGTCTAATCTATATATAGATCCGAATTATGTTGTTTTAGCTGCTAAATGTCAAAACACAAAGCGACCTTATTTAATGAAATATAGAAAATTCATTCAACCTTCTGGTTTTGCAGGTCTACAAACAAAAGCATATCGATTAATTGGAGGTTTTCAGGTTGATAACACCTATTATGAACTTTCAGATGAAAATCAAGTTAATAATAAGATTAATAGTGACGAATTAATTGGTGCACCAGCATGCCCATCATGTGGAAATCAATTTGGTTTAGCGATGTGTGCGTGTGGAAAAATTCATTGCATAGGTGATGAAGAGATTAGTACTTGTCCGCATTGTGGTAATCAAGGTCGTTACGGTTCAGGAGATGGAGGATTTGATATAAATAGAACATTAGGATAA
- a CDS encoding PP2C family serine/threonine-protein phosphatase, with protein sequence MPNVKAYFEKLFSAHGIEIPSKREKMFQNFIENEENRTKIKTILELQNTIMKNWKLDTRIRDIIEQQIQIPNGTVGKKYETKLDFIKLGLDDIIYSDFIGLEEYGLKYDNESEIINGTPIKNGDFKVKLNFRISGEEEDSILNEKTFNLIINADPKSLWKDIESNQEDPFWKADNVSEFQSIGDKNIVVASRRGRSHANVGSFRDDDYSFKHLEETGWSIVSVSDGAGSAKFSRKGSEIACKEVIHYFENKLTNELSLQFDTLVSDLNKENNKVVLESEAKENEDNEVENLADIKTETTKSKIGKFIYNNLGGCAKWVHNKLEEFANLNETYIKDFHSTLIFTLFKKYDFGYVVLTFGVGDCPIGILNKDLTEFKLMNWLDVGEFGGGTRFITMPEIFTSDKFVTRFGFKIIDDFSYLMLMTDGIYDAKFVVEANLEKLEKWKEFIADLKGENEDNAAVEFNVSNEEITNQLANWMDFWSPGNHDDRTLAIVF encoded by the coding sequence ATGCCAAATGTAAAAGCTTATTTTGAAAAGTTATTTTCCGCACATGGAATTGAAATTCCTTCTAAAAGAGAAAAAATGTTTCAAAATTTCATTGAAAATGAAGAGAATAGAACAAAAATAAAAACCATACTTGAACTTCAAAATACTATTATGAAGAATTGGAAATTGGATACAAGAATAAGAGATATTATTGAACAACAAATACAAATTCCTAATGGTACAGTTGGAAAAAAATATGAAACAAAATTAGATTTTATAAAATTAGGACTAGATGATATTATCTATTCTGATTTTATAGGTCTTGAAGAATATGGTTTAAAATACGATAATGAAAGTGAGATCATTAATGGAACACCAATAAAAAATGGTGATTTTAAAGTAAAATTAAACTTTAGAATATCAGGAGAAGAAGAAGATTCAATTTTAAATGAAAAGACATTTAATTTAATCATTAACGCTGATCCGAAATCCCTCTGGAAAGATATTGAAAGTAACCAAGAAGACCCTTTTTGGAAAGCCGATAATGTTTCTGAATTTCAATCTATTGGAGATAAAAATATAGTGGTAGCTTCACGAAGAGGTCGATCACACGCTAATGTAGGTTCTTTTCGAGATGATGATTATTCCTTTAAACACCTTGAAGAAACAGGTTGGAGTATTGTTAGTGTTTCAGATGGAGCAGGAAGTGCTAAGTTTTCTAGAAAAGGCTCTGAAATTGCTTGTAAAGAAGTGATTCATTATTTTGAAAATAAACTAACTAATGAGTTATCATTACAATTTGATACTTTAGTTTCAGACTTAAATAAAGAAAATAATAAAGTTGTATTAGAAAGTGAAGCTAAAGAAAACGAGGACAATGAGGTTGAAAATTTAGCAGATATAAAAACTGAAACTACAAAAAGTAAAATAGGTAAATTCATCTACAATAACCTTGGAGGTTGTGCAAAATGGGTGCATAATAAATTAGAAGAATTTGCGAATCTAAATGAAACTTATATAAAAGATTTTCATAGTACTTTAATATTTACACTTTTTAAGAAATATGATTTTGGCTATGTTGTGCTAACTTTTGGAGTTGGAGATTGCCCTATTGGTATTCTAAATAAGGATTTGACAGAATTCAAATTGATGAATTGGTTAGATGTTGGAGAATTTGGAGGGGGAACACGATTTATTACAATGCCTGAAATTTTTACTAGCGATAAATTTGTAACACGATTTGGTTTTAAGATTATTGATGATTTTTCTTATTTGATGTTAATGACTGACGGAATCTATGATGCTAAGTTTGTAGTTGAAGCTAATTTAGAAAAATTAGAAAAATGGAAAGAGTTTATTGCTGATCTGAAAGGAGAGAATGAAGATAATGCAGCTGTAGAGTTTAATGTTTCAAATGAGGAAATTACGAATCAATTAGCTAATTGGATGGATTTTTGGAGCCCAGGGAATCATGATGATAGAACATTAGCTATTGTATTTTAA
- a CDS encoding helix-hairpin-helix domain-containing protein — translation MPIITVRSIINGTSYQYVDDGEPKSGTAKNVYFSPDKKYVVAIFKEKQDFNQKERLKKITSDYLQRIKNNEGGDYYLDEIYRWPTDIIESSGKTGIIVPIYNSKFFFSKGYATQDLIKGEEKNGKWFAGAKFRNKQFPLSLDPSELGKWLNYFQVGVNLSRGVKKMHQMGLSHSDLSYNNVLIDPQTGSACMIDLDGLVVPGLYPAEVIGTADFIAPEVLATKHLSKTDPNRKFPNRLTDLHALACLIYMYLLHRHPLKGGKVHDLDTEKDDLLSMGEKALFIEHPIDKTNRPKLNQVSKWDQYWANIDTIPYTITGPYLKPLFDRAFIDGLHNPMQRPTAEEWEIALLKTTDLIQTCSNVSCDQKWYVFDNTNTPKCPFCGTSHKGTLPVLDLYYQFKESVWKPENHRLMVYNNQYLFQWHVNRNIVRNERLTAEQKVPVGYFTYHNDKWVFVNQKLTTLVDKTEDKEIPIGQMVELTDGKKLLLSKEDGGRVVVITMANK, via the coding sequence ATGCCAATAATAACAGTAAGATCAATCATAAATGGAACTTCATATCAATATGTAGACGATGGAGAACCAAAAAGTGGTACAGCAAAAAATGTATATTTTAGTCCAGATAAAAAATATGTTGTCGCTATTTTTAAAGAAAAGCAAGACTTTAATCAGAAAGAGCGTTTAAAGAAAATCACATCCGATTATTTACAACGTATAAAAAATAATGAAGGTGGAGATTACTATTTAGATGAAATTTATAGATGGCCAACAGATATTATAGAGTCTAGTGGAAAAACAGGAATTATTGTACCAATATATAATTCTAAATTCTTTTTTTCTAAAGGATATGCTACACAAGATTTAATAAAAGGAGAAGAGAAAAATGGGAAATGGTTTGCAGGTGCAAAGTTTAGAAATAAACAATTTCCATTAAGTTTAGATCCTTCAGAATTAGGGAAATGGTTAAACTATTTTCAAGTTGGTGTAAACTTATCAAGAGGTGTAAAAAAGATGCATCAAATGGGTCTGTCTCATTCCGATTTGTCCTATAATAATGTTTTAATTGATCCACAAACTGGTTCGGCTTGTATGATTGATTTAGATGGTTTGGTTGTTCCAGGATTATATCCAGCGGAAGTAATTGGTACTGCCGATTTTATTGCTCCTGAAGTTTTAGCTACTAAACACTTAAGTAAGACCGATCCTAATAGAAAGTTTCCAAATAGACTAACTGATCTTCATGCTTTGGCTTGTTTAATTTATATGTATTTATTACACAGACATCCTTTAAAAGGAGGTAAAGTACATGATTTAGATACCGAAAAAGACGATCTATTGTCAATGGGAGAAAAAGCACTATTTATTGAACATCCAATTGATAAAACAAACCGTCCAAAATTGAATCAAGTATCTAAATGGGACCAATATTGGGCAAATATTGACACAATACCTTACACAATAACAGGCCCTTATTTGAAACCTTTGTTCGATAGAGCTTTTATTGATGGTTTACATAATCCAATGCAAAGGCCAACAGCAGAAGAGTGGGAAATTGCATTATTAAAAACAACAGATTTGATTCAAACGTGTTCCAATGTAAGTTGTGATCAAAAATGGTATGTTTTTGATAATACGAATACACCAAAATGTCCATTTTGTGGTACTTCTCACAAAGGAACTTTACCTGTCTTAGATTTATATTATCAGTTTAAAGAGTCGGTTTGGAAACCAGAAAACCACAGATTGATGGTGTATAATAATCAATATTTATTTCAATGGCATGTGAATAGAAATATTGTTAGAAATGAACGATTAACAGCAGAACAGAAAGTACCTGTTGGCTATTTTACGTATCATAATGATAAATGGGTTTTTGTAAATCAAAAACTAACCACTTTAGTAGATAAAACAGAAGATAAAGAAATCCCTATTGGTCAAATGGTAGAACTAACTGATGGCAAAAAGCTACTACTTTCTAAAGAAGATGGAGGTAGAGTAGTCGTTATAACCATGGCAAATAAATAA
- a CDS encoding TerC/Alx family metal homeostasis membrane protein: protein MNNHPIFSEHPWLIFTFAIAIIIMLMLDLGIFNKKSHEVSNKEAITWSLVWISLSMVFSGLVYYYAGATKFYEFQSAYWIEKALSVDNLFVFILVFKFFDVANQNKHKVLFWGIIGALVLRAIFIFSGAFLIELTYLNKILTYFGAQGFKYDINIIMTLFGLFLVYAGIKSWSAGDEDDDEDYNDTRGAKLIRKFFKVSDKYDGDKFFTFENGKKLATPLLVVVAVIEFTDLLFAVDSIPAIFAISNDPFILYTSNIFAILGLRALFFLLDNFIHLFNKLPYGLAIILSFIGVKMIIAPFYHIESVISLIIIGGVLLISVILSVLFPTKEED, encoded by the coding sequence ATGAACAATCATCCTATTTTTTCTGAACATCCTTGGCTAATTTTCACATTTGCAATAGCCATTATTATTATGTTGATGCTAGATCTTGGTATCTTTAATAAAAAAAGTCATGAAGTTTCTAACAAAGAAGCAATAACATGGTCTCTCGTTTGGATTTCCTTATCCATGGTTTTTAGTGGATTGGTCTATTATTATGCAGGAGCTACAAAATTCTATGAATTCCAATCGGCATATTGGATTGAAAAAGCGTTATCTGTAGATAATTTATTTGTATTTATTTTAGTTTTTAAGTTTTTTGATGTTGCTAATCAGAATAAGCATAAAGTGTTATTTTGGGGGATTATTGGAGCATTAGTACTTAGAGCTATTTTTATATTTTCAGGTGCATTTTTAATTGAATTGACCTATTTGAATAAAATTTTGACCTATTTTGGAGCACAAGGTTTTAAATATGATATAAATATAATAATGACACTTTTTGGTTTGTTTCTTGTTTATGCAGGGATTAAATCTTGGTCAGCGGGAGATGAAGATGATGATGAAGATTATAACGATACAAGAGGAGCAAAATTAATTAGAAAATTCTTTAAAGTAAGTGATAAGTATGACGGAGATAAATTTTTCACTTTTGAAAACGGAAAAAAATTAGCAACACCTTTATTAGTCGTTGTTGCTGTAATTGAGTTTACAGATTTATTATTTGCAGTAGATTCTATTCCTGCAATTTTTGCAATTTCTAATGATCCATTTATTTTATATACATCAAATATCTTTGCAATACTAGGTTTAAGAGCCTTATTCTTTTTATTAGATAACTTTATTCATTTGTTTAATAAACTACCTTATGGTTTAGCAATAATTTTATCGTTCATAGGTGTAAAGATGATTATAGCCCCATTTTATCATATAGAGTCTGTAATTTCGTTAATAATAATTGGAGGAGTATTATTAATCTCTGTTATTTTATCGGTATTATTTCCTACCAAGGAAGAAGATTAA
- the tpiA gene encoding triose-phosphate isomerase, producing MRKHIVAGNWKMHKTNSETLTLLNEILAKKKESKTEIIVAPTFVNLKAANDCVNGKGITVAAQNMHQAEGGAFTGEIAANMLTDINVKTVILGHSERRAYFHETDGQLADKVNTALKHEMRVIFCFGEELKDRQKENHFNIVEYQLRDALFHLEKKDWANIVLAYEPVWAIGTGETASPEQAQEMHQFIRNLIAKVYGSEIADNVSILYGGSVKPNNAQEIFSKPDVDGGLIGGASLHADDFLAIVNAF from the coding sequence ATGAGAAAACATATTGTTGCAGGAAACTGGAAAATGCATAAAACGAATAGTGAAACTTTAACATTACTTAATGAAATTTTAGCTAAGAAAAAAGAATCAAAAACTGAAATTATTGTTGCACCAACTTTTGTAAACTTGAAAGCTGCGAATGATTGTGTTAACGGGAAAGGAATCACTGTTGCGGCACAAAACATGCATCAAGCTGAAGGCGGAGCATTTACCGGTGAAATTGCTGCCAATATGCTAACTGATATTAATGTAAAAACAGTAATTCTAGGACATAGCGAAAGAAGAGCGTATTTTCATGAAACTGATGGTCAATTGGCTGACAAAGTGAATACTGCTTTAAAACACGAAATGAGAGTTATTTTTTGTTTTGGGGAAGAGCTTAAAGATCGTCAAAAAGAAAATCATTTCAATATTGTTGAATATCAACTGAGAGATGCTTTGTTTCATTTAGAGAAAAAAGATTGGGCTAATATTGTTTTAGCTTATGAACCAGTTTGGGCAATTGGAACTGGAGAAACTGCTTCACCAGAACAAGCGCAAGAAATGCATCAATTTATTAGAAACCTAATTGCTAAGGTATATGGTTCCGAAATTGCTGATAATGTGAGTATTCTATATGGTGGTAGTGTTAAACCAAATAATGCACAAGAAATTTTCTCAAAACCAGATGTAGACGGTGGATTAATTGGTGGTGCATCATTACATGCAGATGATTTTTTAGCTATTGTGAATGCTTTTTAA
- a CDS encoding TlpA family protein disulfide reductase: protein MKKIIGLLSVFLTMISCTNAQQTAFKQEALSNVMITTENESITFQEILKKYEGQNIVIDVWASWCSDCIKGMPKVKALQEQFPGVTYLFISMDKNNEAWTRGIAKYDVKGEHYLTSDGMKGVFGSSIDLDWIPRYMVVDRTGKIALFKVIEADDNKLIETLKSLK, encoded by the coding sequence ATGAAAAAGATAATAGGTTTACTAAGTGTGTTTTTGACAATGATATCTTGCACCAATGCACAACAAACAGCATTCAAACAAGAAGCATTAAGTAATGTAATGATAACCACAGAAAATGAGTCCATCACATTTCAAGAGATTCTAAAGAAATATGAAGGACAAAATATTGTTATCGATGTTTGGGCTTCTTGGTGTTCAGATTGTATTAAAGGAATGCCTAAAGTAAAAGCCTTACAAGAACAGTTTCCAGGTGTTACCTATTTATTTATTTCTATGGATAAAAATAATGAAGCATGGACAAGAGGAATTGCTAAATATGATGTTAAAGGAGAACATTACCTAACATCGGATGGAATGAAAGGTGTTTTCGGGAGTTCGATAGACTTAGATTGGATACCTAGATATATGGTAGTAGACAGAACAGGTAAAATAGCTTTATTCAAAGTGATTGAAGCAGACGATAACAAACTAATTGAAACATTAAAATCTTTAAAATAA